Within the Candidatus Eisenbacteria bacterium genome, the region TCGACCAGCTCTCCCGCGTGAAGCGCCCTCCGCGCGAGCGGGTCCAAAAGCGATTCCACGGGTTCGGTTTCATGCTCGGCGACCGCTCTCCGGCGCCGCTCCCGCTCCGCGCGTCGATGCCGGCCGCCGGGGGTTCCCGGCGGCGCGCCGCGGGGCCGGCGTCGCGTCGCGGACGATACCAGGCCGCTCGTGCATGTGTCCAGACGCGAATCGAGGTCGCGAGCGTGTTGACGGGCTCGGCGCCGGCGGGTAGCATCGCGGACTTTGGGAGGGCTCAAGAATGCGCAAGCATGAGAGGCCGCTTCCCCCCGTCCGGCGCTCGATCCGCACGTTGGAGGCCTACCGCGTCGCCCGGCCTCCCCATCGCGTCAAGCTCGATCAGAACGAATCGCCCCTCGAGCTTCCCTCGGCGGTTCGCAGGCGCATCCTCGCCGCGTTGGCAAAGAAGCGTTGGTCCCGCTATCCGGATTTTCCGCCGGCGGGTCTCGCGCGAAAGATCGCCGAACGAGAGAAGGTTCCGGTCGGGCGCGTCCTCGTCGGACACGGATCGAACGAGCTTCTCTATGCCGCGGCCCTCGCGACGCTCGAGGAAGGCTCCGTGATGATTCTCCCGAGCCCGTCGTACGGCGTCGCCCACTTGGCGGCGCGTCTCGCGAGCGGGCGGGCGCGCACGGTTCCTCTCGACGACGATTTCGCCTATCGACCGGAGCGGATCGTCGCGGCGGCGAGGCGCGAAAACGCGCGCCTTCTCTTCCTCCCCTCTCCGAACAACCCGACCGGAACCCTTCTTTCGAAAGACGATGTCCGAACGATCGCTGAGAGCGTCCGGTCGCTCGTGATCATCGACGAAGCGTATCGCGATTTCGCGCAGGTTCCCCTCGCGCCGCTTCTCTCCCGCCACCGAAATCTCGTCCTCCTTCGAACCTTCTCGAAGGCCTTCCGGCTCGCCGGTCTTCGAATCGGCTATCTTCTCGGCGACGAGGAGGTGCTCGGACGAATCGAGAGGGGAAAGCCGCCTCATTCGGTGGATGTCTTCTCGCAGGTCGCCGCGGAGATCGCGCTCGATGAGGAGCCGCTCATTCGGAAAGGAGTCCTCGCGATCATTCGGGAAAGAGAGCGGATCGCCGCGACGCTTCGGCCGCTCGAGGCGGTCCGCGTCTTTCCGTCGGAAGCGAACTTCCTTCTCGTCCGAGTCCCCGACGGAGAGCGGGTCTTCCGCCGACTTCTCTCCGCGGGCGTTCTCGTCCGTCTCGTCGGCCCGCGCGCCGCAGCCCGCGGATCCCCCCGAGGCATTCCGATCGATCCCAGACTGCGAGACTGTCTTCGCGTCACCGTAGGGACGCGCGCGGAAAACGACCTGTTCCTCGCGGCCTTCCGCGAGGCGATCGAGGAGAGAGGTTGATGCAACGGAACAAGCTGGAAGACCTTCGCCGCCGAATCCAGCGTCTCGACGAGGAGATTCTCTCGCTCGCCGAGAGAAGAACGAGGCTCGCCGGCGAGATCGGCCGCCTCAAGCTGGCACTCGGCTTTCCCGTGAGGGACTATGAAACCGAGCGCGAGGTTCTGGATGCCGCCGAGGCGCACTGTCGAACGCGCGGGCTCGACCCGACGGTCGGCATCGGGATCGTCCGGGCGCTCGTGGCGGGGGCGGTGAAGGAACAAGAGGAGATCCACGAGAAGCGCTTCCTCGGGAGCAAGCAGCCGATCACGATCTTGGGAGGCCGCGGGAAGATGGGAAGCTGGCTCGCGCGCTATCTCTACTCGCGCGGGCATCCGGTCACGATCCACGATCCGGCAGGACCCCTCCCCGGATTCCGATCGGTCCAAGACTTCGACCGGGCCGTCGACGGGGCGGGGGTTCTTCTCGTCAGCGTCCCCCTCCATGCCGCGGCGGCGATCTACCGCCGGATCGTGAAGCGAAAGCCGGCCGGGGTGATCGCGGATGTTTTCAGTCTGAAGAGTCCGGTCCTCGAATCGATCTGGGCCGGTTTGGATGCCGGTCTTTCGATCACGAGCATCCATCCCCTGTTCGGACCCGAGGTCTATCTCCTCTCCGACCGGACGATGCTCCTCTGTCCGTGCGGCCACGAGAAGGCGGATCGGGCGGCCGCGGGGCTCTTCGCGGGAACCAGCCTCGGGATCGTGCGGATTCCGGTGGAGGAGCACGACCGGATCATCGGGATGGTTCTCGGCCTCTCCCACGCGGTGAACATCGTCTTCACCGAGGCTCTCGCGAAGTCCGGTTTTTCCTCCAAGGAGCTCCGCCGTGCGGCGACCACCACTTTCGAAAAGCAGGTTCGGACGGCGGAGGAGGTCGCCGGCGAGAACCCGAGGCTTTACTACGATATTCAACACCTCAACGAACACACGCCGGACGTCTTCCGCCTTTTCGAGAACGCCCTCGCCGCGTTCCGGAAGGCGGCCGCGAGCCGTTCGCCTCGATCGTTCGAGAAGATGATGGAGCGCGGCGGGAAGTTCTACGGATAACCCCGGCGGGCGAAGGTCACGCGATCCGAATCGCCGTCCGCGCGCCGCCCGCCCGAAGCGATTCGTCCGCGGCCGCGAGCGCCGCGACGACCCGATGGCCGCTCCACCCGTCGGTGAGCGGTCTCTTCTTGTCGCGCACGCACTCGATGAAGTGCGCGCACTCGACGCGGAGAGGCTCGGTCGTCTCGATCTTCGGCGCGAGGATGTCTCCCGCGCGGAGCCGGACCTGGTAGTCCTGGATCCCGCCTTCTTGGAAGAGCGTGCTCTCGAAGCCCCGGTCGTACAGCTTCAGCTTCTGCTCGCTGTCGAGATCGTCATAGACCGCCATCCGTCTCTCGCCGACCACGGTGAGCCTCCGAACCTTCGAGGGATCGAGCCAGCTCACGTGGACGTGGGCGACGGCGCCGGACGGAAACTCGAGGTAAAGAAAGACGACATCCTCCACGCCCGGCTTGAGGTACGCCTTGCCGAGGGCGATGACGGAGACGGGCGCTTCTTCGAGGAGATAGAAGAGAATCGAGAGGTCGTGCGGGGCGAGGTTCCACATCGCGTTGATCTCGGGACGGAAGATGCCGAGGTTGACGCGGGTCGAGTAGATGTAGCGCGTCTTCCCGAAGGCTTCCTCGCGCGCGAGCGCCTTCAGGCGGCGGACCGCCGGGTTGTACTCGAACGTGTGCCCCACCATCAGCGTGAGACCGGTCCGGTCCGCGAGCTCGGCGAGGCGCCTCGACTCATCCGGGTTCATCGCGAGCGGCTTTTCCACGAGGACGTGCTTCCCCGCCTCAAGCGCGCGGCGCGCGAGATCGAAGTGGGTCTCGGCGGGGGTCGCGATCACGACCGCTTCGATCGCGGCGTCGCGGAGAATCTCGCCCGGGTCCTCCGTCCCGCGAAGAAAAGGATAGCGGCGGGTCAGCTTGCGCACCTTCGAAGCATCGACGTCCGCGACGACGGCGAGGTCCGCCTCCTCAAGCTCCGCCAGATTGCGAACGAGGTTGGGTCCCCAGTACCCGCACCCGATGAGCCCGATCCGAACCATGCTCGCCTCCCTCTCTCGCGCGGCCGGCTTCAACCCGATCGAAGCACGACAGGTGTCTTCTTGGCCGGCTCTCGAGCGTTTCGGGCGGATTCTAGCACGAAGCGCCTCTTCCAAGCATCGTTCGCCGTTCATTGACCGGGCGTGCTCCCCGTGGCAGAGTGGAACCTCCCCTCGCGGGAGGTGAGCGACGCGATGATCCGCCGGCTCGCATGGTTCCTCACGGCTCTCCTCGCCGTTCTTCTCGTGTACGCGATCCTCATCGAGCCGAACCGGCTCGTCGTGCGGGAGGTGCTCGTCCCCTCCGAGCCGCTCGATCGCTTCTTCGGCGGGGCGGTCGTCGTGCATCTCAGCGATCTCCATCTCGGCGGCATCGGCTTTCGCGAGAAGCGGCTTCTCCGCGCCCTCGAAAGGATCCGCCCCGACTACGTGTTCGTGACGGGCGATTACGTCCGGATGCGGAAGCCGTACGGTCCGGTGCTCGATCTCCTCGACCGGATCGACGCGCCCGGCGGGATCTACGGCGTTCTCGGAAACGTCGACTACAACGGAACGAGAGAGTCGTGCCGGATCTGCCACGAGGGAGGACCGGGGGGAGCCCTCCGCGACGCCGATCCGATCCGCGTGCTCCGGAACGAGCATGAGGCGATCGAGCGGGACGGGAAGACGCTCCTCCTCGTCGGGCTCGACGAGCTCGACGCGCGCGCGGGAAGGCCCGATCCGCGCCGCCTCCTCGAGGAATCGCCGCGGGAGATCCCGCGGATCGTTCTCGCGCACACGACATCCTTCGTTCGCGAGGCGGAGGCGGCCGGCGCGGAGCTCTACCTCGCGGGGGACACGCACGGCGGGCAGGCTGCTCTTCCGAGCGGTCTTCTCCGCCGAATCATGCCGGAGAAGCGCTGGGACTTTCGGGCGGGGCGATTCCGGATCGGATCGCTCTGGCTTCATGTGCACCACGGGATCGGATGGAGCATCGCGCCGCTCCGCTTCGGGTATCCGCCGCTCGTCGCGGTTCTCCGCTTCCGGGAGGAGCCATGAGCCGCGCGCGCGCCGGAGCTCTCTTCGCGCTTCTCTTCGTCTCGTGCGGCGCGCGCGAGAGGCCGCTCGTCCTCTACGATTTCGAGACGGAGAAGGACCTCGATCGGATCTCCTGGGCCTGCCACGACCACTTCTCGCTGACGGACGAGTGGAGCGCCTCGGGGCTTCGCGCGCTCCGCTGCGAGCTCCCGCGCGCGACATACCCCGGAGTGCGCTTCCTCGACTTCGAGAACGATTGGCGGGGATTCGAGGCGCTCGCCCTCGCCGTGCGGAACGAAGGCGCCGAGACCATCGAGCTCGTGGTCCGCGTGGACGACCGCGACTCGGGCGAGGAGTTCGGCAACCGGTACAACGGCTCGTTTTCGCTTTTCCCCGGTGAGAACTCCATTCGGATTCCGCTCGAGAAGATCCGCCGCGGCCCCGCCTCGCGGGCGCTCGATCTTTCACACATCGATCAGTTTCTGATCTTCCTCCATGACATAGACGATCCTCCCGTGATTCTGGTCGACCGGATCGCCCTGGAATGAACGGACCTTCCGGATCGGATCAGGGGCTATTCGGCTCCAGTCGGCGGAGGGACTCCTCGACCTCTTCCAGCGGCTCGTTTCGATAGACGAGACGCCCCCAGAGCTCGAGATCTACGAGGCAGGAGAACGCGAACGGGTTCTCGGGCGCGCGGAGGGCGATCTCGTCCAGACTCCGCCGGGAAATCCCGATCCCCTCCTCGCAGAAACCCCCGAGAAAGAATTCCGGCCGCGCGAGAGGAGCCAGGTACTCCCCGAGAGGAAGAGGAAAACCGACTTTCTTCCGACTCACAATCGAAGGCGGCAGGTGGCGAGCGGCGATCCGTCGAAGGATCTTTTTGTCTCCCTTCCCCCCGCCGCGGTGGGCGAGAGGCATGTGCACCGCCGTCTCGACAACCCGATGGTCGAGGTAGGGAACTCGGCACTCGATCGAGGCGCTCATGCTCATCCGGTCGAGGCGCCGGAGAAGAGGGACGAGGAAGTCGTCCAAGTCGGAGAGCATCGCCCCGAGAACCGCTCGGTCGTCGGCGCTCGGCACGAAGGAGTAGGCGTTCTCGCACGTCGCGCGCCATGCTCGCCTCGCGTCGCGGTCCACGAGCGAGAGCGCGAGCGGTATGAGCTCGTCGAAGCGGAGAGTGGTCACCGGAAGCCCGGCGGCGGCGTAGCCGACCCTGCGGATCCACTCGCGCATCGGGCGGGGGAGAATGCCGAGGGCGCGGCGGACCCGGAGAAGTCTTCGATAGCGCGCATACCGCCAGCCGTATCCGCCGAAGAGCTCGTCAGCCCCTTCGCCGGAGAGGAGCACGAGAACGCCCTCCGCGCGCGCGACGCGACAGATGAGGGCGAACGCCACCGAGTTCGGATGAGCGAGCGGGAGATCGCTCGCGAAGACCGTGCGCGGAAGCGCCCGCCGGTACTCCGCGCCGTCCAGCGCGAACGAGATCAGAGGAATGCCGAGCGACTTCGCGACTGCTTGCGCATGAGGCTTCTCGTCCAGATCGGGATGGTCCGCGACCGAGACGTGGAACGCCGTGAGCTTCTTCGACCCTCGCGACGCAAGGGCGGTGATCAGGCTCGAATCGAGACCTCCGCTGCATAGCGTCCCGACCGGGACATCGCTCACGAGGCGCGCCTCGGTGCTCGCCGCGAGGATCCTCTCGAGGACTCCCGCGACCTCTTCCGTCTTCATGGCGGCGATACGGGCATAGTCCCGCTCGTCGATCCGCTCGGCCGGGTCGTAGTAGACGCGGGAAGCGACGTTCCCGTCGCGGATCGTCACCATCCGCCCCGGGAGGACCGCCTCGATCTCCTCGATTGGCGTGTCCGGGGTCAGCACGTCGGCGTTGTGATAC harbors:
- the hisC gene encoding histidinol-phosphate transaminase, yielding MRKHERPLPPVRRSIRTLEAYRVARPPHRVKLDQNESPLELPSAVRRRILAALAKKRWSRYPDFPPAGLARKIAEREKVPVGRVLVGHGSNELLYAAALATLEEGSVMILPSPSYGVAHLAARLASGRARTVPLDDDFAYRPERIVAAARRENARLLFLPSPNNPTGTLLSKDDVRTIAESVRSLVIIDEAYRDFAQVPLAPLLSRHRNLVLLRTFSKAFRLAGLRIGYLLGDEEVLGRIERGKPPHSVDVFSQVAAEIALDEEPLIRKGVLAIIRERERIAATLRPLEAVRVFPSEANFLLVRVPDGERVFRRLLSAGVLVRLVGPRAAARGSPRGIPIDPRLRDCLRVTVGTRAENDLFLAAFREAIEERG
- a CDS encoding prephenate dehydrogenase/arogenate dehydrogenase family protein, coding for MQRNKLEDLRRRIQRLDEEILSLAERRTRLAGEIGRLKLALGFPVRDYETEREVLDAAEAHCRTRGLDPTVGIGIVRALVAGAVKEQEEIHEKRFLGSKQPITILGGRGKMGSWLARYLYSRGHPVTIHDPAGPLPGFRSVQDFDRAVDGAGVLLVSVPLHAAAAIYRRIVKRKPAGVIADVFSLKSPVLESIWAGLDAGLSITSIHPLFGPEVYLLSDRTMLLCPCGHEKADRAAAGLFAGTSLGIVRIPVEEHDRIIGMVLGLSHAVNIVFTEALAKSGFSSKELRRAATTTFEKQVRTAEEVAGENPRLYYDIQHLNEHTPDVFRLFENALAAFRKAAASRSPRSFEKMMERGGKFYG
- a CDS encoding Gfo/Idh/MocA family oxidoreductase, with the protein product MVRIGLIGCGYWGPNLVRNLAELEEADLAVVADVDASKVRKLTRRYPFLRGTEDPGEILRDAAIEAVVIATPAETHFDLARRALEAGKHVLVEKPLAMNPDESRRLAELADRTGLTLMVGHTFEYNPAVRRLKALAREEAFGKTRYIYSTRVNLGIFRPEINAMWNLAPHDLSILFYLLEEAPVSVIALGKAYLKPGVEDVVFLYLEFPSGAVAHVHVSWLDPSKVRRLTVVGERRMAVYDDLDSEQKLKLYDRGFESTLFQEGGIQDYQVRLRAGDILAPKIETTEPLRVECAHFIECVRDKKRPLTDGWSGHRVVAALAAADESLRAGGARTAIRIA
- a CDS encoding metallophosphoesterase family protein; the protein is MIRRLAWFLTALLAVLLVYAILIEPNRLVVREVLVPSEPLDRFFGGAVVVHLSDLHLGGIGFREKRLLRALERIRPDYVFVTGDYVRMRKPYGPVLDLLDRIDAPGGIYGVLGNVDYNGTRESCRICHEGGPGGALRDADPIRVLRNEHEAIERDGKTLLLVGLDELDARAGRPDPRRLLEESPREIPRIVLAHTTSFVREAEAAGAELYLAGDTHGGQAALPSGLLRRIMPEKRWDFRAGRFRIGSLWLHVHHGIGWSIAPLRFGYPPLVAVLRFREEP
- the asnB gene encoding asparagine synthase (glutamine-hydrolyzing); this translates as MCGIAGLVCFKEGCREEDHLALVERMLDLEAHRGPDDRSSVSLGKIALGAVRLSILDLSPAGRMPMSDDDGRWWIVYNGEVYNFKEIREELKRAGHRFRSRTDTEVVLHAFMEWGEACVERFVGMFAFAIHDRRTGTVTLVRDRFGIKPLYYSARGGHFLFCSEMRPLLRVQEGLRLNRRSLLEWLLYHNADVLTPDTPIEEIEAVLPGRMVTIRDGNVASRVYYDPAERIDERDYARIAAMKTEEVAGVLERILAASTEARLVSDVPVGTLCSGGLDSSLITALASRGSKKLTAFHVSVADHPDLDEKPHAQAVAKSLGIPLISFALDGAEYRRALPRTVFASDLPLAHPNSVAFALICRVARAEGVLVLLSGEGADELFGGYGWRYARYRRLLRVRRALGILPRPMREWIRRVGYAAAGLPVTTLRFDELIPLALSLVDRDARRAWRATCENAYSFVPSADDRAVLGAMLSDLDDFLVPLLRRLDRMSMSASIECRVPYLDHRVVETAVHMPLAHRGGGKGDKKILRRIAARHLPPSIVSRKKVGFPLPLGEYLAPLARPEFFLGGFCEEGIGISRRSLDEIALRAPENPFAFSCLVDLELWGRLVYRNEPLEEVEESLRRLEPNSP